In Burkholderia savannae, one genomic interval encodes:
- a CDS encoding D-alanyl-D-alanine carboxypeptidase family protein, with protein sequence MRLSSLGLTSLASSTAIAVAARNVALGVVLPAALVSTIAVAQAKPAAKAKHAAAAPAAAPTGAPATYVPGAVPPPGVNARSWVLVDASSNQVLASGNADERVEPASLTKLMTAYLVFEALDAKKITMEQIVTPSEAVRRVGRDESRMFIEANKPVSVHDLVYGMIIQSGNDAAIALAELVGGSEAQFVNMMNAEAQRLGMANTHFADVNGMPDPNHYTTAGDLAKLSTHLIRDYPDYYSIFSVKEFAYNNIKQPNRNRLLWLDPTVDGLKTGHTQAAGYCLIASAKRSLPGAADATRRLVTVMMGETKESDRVQDSMKMLNYGYTAFDSVRLYKAGQPIDTPRVYKGKSNNVQVGVKKDQFITVPRGLADKVKPEVALNAPLIAPLADGQAVGSVKLVADGKTVAEFPVVALQPVPEAGLFGRIWDSILLMFSKKK encoded by the coding sequence ATGCGTCTGTCTTCCCTCGGCCTCACGTCACTCGCTTCCTCCACCGCCATTGCCGTCGCCGCGCGTAACGTCGCGCTCGGCGTCGTGCTGCCCGCCGCGCTCGTGTCGACGATCGCCGTCGCGCAGGCCAAGCCCGCCGCGAAGGCGAAGCACGCGGCCGCCGCGCCCGCCGCCGCGCCGACGGGCGCGCCCGCCACGTACGTGCCGGGCGCGGTGCCGCCGCCCGGCGTGAACGCGCGCTCGTGGGTGCTCGTCGACGCGTCGAGCAATCAGGTGCTCGCATCGGGCAACGCCGACGAGCGCGTCGAGCCGGCGTCGCTCACCAAGCTGATGACGGCGTACCTCGTGTTCGAGGCGCTCGACGCGAAGAAGATCACGATGGAGCAGATCGTCACGCCGAGCGAGGCGGTGCGCCGCGTCGGCCGCGACGAGTCGCGGATGTTCATCGAGGCGAACAAGCCCGTCAGCGTGCACGACCTCGTCTACGGGATGATCATCCAGTCGGGCAACGACGCCGCGATCGCGCTCGCCGAGCTCGTCGGCGGCAGCGAGGCGCAGTTCGTCAACATGATGAACGCCGAGGCGCAGCGCCTCGGGATGGCGAACACGCACTTCGCCGACGTGAACGGGATGCCCGACCCGAACCACTACACGACGGCGGGCGACCTCGCGAAGCTGTCGACGCACCTGATCCGCGATTATCCCGACTACTACAGCATCTTCTCGGTGAAGGAATTCGCGTACAACAACATCAAGCAGCCGAACCGCAACCGCCTGCTGTGGCTCGATCCGACCGTCGACGGCCTGAAGACCGGCCACACGCAGGCGGCGGGCTACTGCCTGATCGCGTCGGCGAAGCGCTCGCTGCCGGGCGCGGCCGACGCGACGCGCCGCCTCGTCACCGTGATGATGGGCGAGACGAAGGAAAGCGACCGCGTGCAGGACAGCATGAAGATGCTGAACTACGGCTACACCGCGTTCGATTCGGTGCGTCTGTACAAGGCCGGCCAGCCGATTGACACGCCGCGCGTCTACAAGGGCAAGAGCAACAACGTGCAGGTCGGCGTGAAGAAGGATCAGTTCATCACCGTGCCGCGCGGCCTGGCGGACAAGGTGAAGCCGGAAGTCGCGCTGAACGCGCCGCTCATCGCGCCGCTCGCGGACGGCCAGGCGGTCGGCTCGGTGAAGCTCGTCGCCGACGGCAAGACGGTCGCGGAATTCCCGGTCGTCGCGCTGCAGCCGGTGCCGGAAGCGGGCCTCTTCGGCCGCATCTGGGATTCGATCCTGCTGATGTTCAGCAAAAAGAAGTAA
- a CDS encoding alpha/beta hydrolase, which produces MNAYTQKSLIAGPVGHIEIAIDLPDAVRDGSAAPRGIALVAHPHPLFGGTMDNKVAQTLARIFVQLNYAVIRSNFRGVGATQGEHDDGVGEVDDLLAVLAHMRTLPGHADLPIVLAGFSFGTFVLSHVGKRLRDAGQAIERMVFVGTAASRWQVADVPEDTIVIHGENDDTVPIASVYDWARPQELPVVVIPGAEHFFHRKLHILKRVVVGAWR; this is translated from the coding sequence ATGAACGCCTACACCCAGAAATCCCTGATCGCCGGCCCCGTCGGCCACATCGAGATCGCGATCGACCTGCCCGACGCCGTGCGCGACGGCTCGGCCGCGCCCCGCGGGATCGCGCTCGTCGCGCATCCGCATCCGCTCTTCGGCGGCACGATGGACAACAAGGTCGCGCAGACGCTCGCGCGCATCTTCGTCCAGTTGAACTACGCGGTGATCCGCTCGAATTTTCGCGGCGTCGGCGCGACGCAAGGCGAGCACGACGACGGCGTCGGCGAAGTCGACGATCTGCTCGCGGTGCTCGCGCACATGCGCACGCTGCCCGGGCACGCGGATCTGCCGATCGTGCTCGCGGGCTTCTCGTTCGGCACGTTCGTGCTGTCGCACGTCGGCAAGCGGCTGCGCGACGCCGGACAGGCGATCGAGCGGATGGTGTTCGTCGGCACGGCGGCGAGCCGCTGGCAGGTCGCCGACGTGCCGGAGGATACGATCGTGATCCACGGCGAAAACGACGACACGGTGCCGATCGCGTCGGTCTATGATTGGGCGCGGCCGCAGGAGCTGCCCGTCGTCGTGATTCCGGGCGCCGAGCATTTCTTCCATCGCAAGCTGCATATCCTGAAGCGCGTCGTCGTCGGCGCGTGGCGCTGA
- a CDS encoding (2Fe-2S) ferredoxin domain-containing protein, with the protein MEPYYQHHVFFCLNQREKGAERPSCANCGAQDMQEYAKKRVKELGLAGAGKVRVNKAGCLDRCEEGPVIVVYPEGTWYTYVDKNDIDEIVESHLRDGQVVERLRI; encoded by the coding sequence ATGGAACCCTACTACCAACACCACGTCTTCTTCTGCCTGAACCAGCGCGAAAAGGGCGCCGAGCGCCCGAGCTGCGCGAACTGCGGCGCGCAGGACATGCAGGAGTACGCGAAGAAGCGCGTCAAGGAGCTCGGCCTCGCGGGCGCGGGCAAGGTGCGCGTCAACAAGGCGGGCTGCCTCGACCGCTGCGAGGAAGGCCCCGTCATCGTCGTCTATCCGGAGGGCACCTGGTACACGTACGTCGACAAGAACGACATCGACGAGATCGTCGAATCGCATCTGCGCGACGGCCAGGTCGTCGAGCGCCTGAGAATCTGA
- a CDS encoding VanZ family protein, translating into MRGAAEMTPAARRQRRHSTLARQAFAVYAALVVYASLYPFTGWRSLGIGPFDYLLAPLPRYLTAFDVVTNVIGYLPFGALAVLALYPLRGVPAVLVAMLSGALLSGAMEALQTYLPTRVSSNLDLAANALGALVGAAAAAPAATALIERGAVRRVRFAWFERDASTPLFLAALWAGAILFPSPFLFGIGDWPSELWESADVSMRGALLAWAPNAWNLPAWPDRLDGLLSDSAWETLLAALGLFASLAVASLAMRERAPRVRLVVGFTAFALALKAAATFMQSHTGLVFDWASPGALRGIAAGLAAALVALRLPGAWRASLAAAALAVALALVNVLPVNPFFDFALSGWQQGRYVHFNSIARWLAWIWPYAALVWLAGRAERAWLARRASRAARGVSGKRRRSL; encoded by the coding sequence GTGCGCGGCGCCGCCGAGATGACCCCCGCCGCGCGCCGGCAGCGCCGCCATTCGACGCTCGCGCGTCAGGCGTTCGCCGTCTACGCGGCGCTCGTCGTCTATGCGTCGCTCTATCCGTTCACGGGCTGGCGCTCGCTCGGCATCGGCCCGTTCGACTATCTGCTCGCGCCGCTGCCGCGCTATCTGACCGCGTTCGACGTCGTCACCAACGTGATCGGCTATCTGCCGTTCGGCGCGCTCGCGGTGCTCGCGCTCTATCCGCTGCGCGGCGTGCCGGCCGTGCTCGTCGCGATGCTGTCGGGCGCGCTGCTGTCGGGCGCGATGGAGGCGCTGCAGACCTATCTGCCGACGCGCGTGTCGTCGAACCTCGATCTCGCGGCGAATGCGCTCGGCGCGCTCGTCGGCGCGGCGGCGGCCGCGCCCGCCGCGACCGCGCTGATCGAGCGCGGCGCCGTGCGGCGCGTGCGCTTCGCGTGGTTCGAGCGCGATGCGTCGACGCCGCTCTTTCTCGCCGCGCTGTGGGCAGGCGCGATCCTGTTTCCGTCGCCGTTCCTGTTCGGCATCGGCGATTGGCCGAGCGAGCTCTGGGAGAGCGCCGACGTGTCGATGCGCGGCGCGCTCCTCGCATGGGCGCCGAACGCTTGGAATCTGCCCGCGTGGCCGGACCGGCTCGACGGCCTGCTGTCCGATTCCGCGTGGGAAACGCTGCTCGCCGCGCTCGGCCTGTTCGCGTCGCTCGCGGTTGCGTCGCTCGCGATGCGCGAGCGCGCGCCGCGCGTGCGGCTCGTCGTCGGCTTCACCGCGTTCGCGCTCGCGCTGAAGGCGGCCGCGACCTTCATGCAGTCGCACACGGGCCTCGTGTTCGACTGGGCGAGCCCCGGCGCGCTGCGCGGCATCGCGGCGGGGCTCGCCGCCGCGCTCGTCGCGCTGCGGCTGCCGGGCGCGTGGCGCGCGTCGCTCGCCGCGGCGGCGCTCGCCGTCGCGCTCGCGCTCGTCAACGTGCTGCCCGTCAATCCGTTCTTCGATTTCGCGCTGTCCGGCTGGCAGCAGGGCCGCTACGTGCACTTCAACAGCATCGCGCGCTGGCTCGCGTGGATTTGGCCCTATGCGGCGCTCGTCTGGCTCGCCGGCCGCGCGGAACGCGCGTGGCTCGCGAGGCGCGCGTCGCGCGCCGCGCGCGGCGTCAGCGGCAAACGGCGCCGGTCGCTATAA
- a CDS encoding ABC-type transport auxiliary lipoprotein family protein, producing MHAHYTSGFFLRRGRPALALAAALAIASLSGCAGTPAALSNIRYDLGPAQPAATAGTAPALKVLDVSAPDALNSERFVYRLAYSDAQRIAVYRDSKWTAPPAQLLTQRLRGALSRRGAVLEGEDSVRAPVLKVELSEFEQVFDGRSESHAAVTARATLTQEGRVLGQRTFVSRAPASTPDAAGGAQALAAASDDLVAQLVAWLGVQAYAAAP from the coding sequence ATGCACGCACACTACACGTCAGGTTTTTTCCTCCGCCGCGGCCGCCCGGCGCTCGCGCTCGCCGCGGCGCTCGCGATCGCGAGCCTGAGCGGCTGCGCGGGAACGCCCGCCGCGCTCTCGAACATCCGCTACGATCTCGGTCCGGCGCAGCCGGCCGCGACGGCGGGCACGGCGCCCGCGCTCAAGGTGCTCGACGTGAGCGCGCCCGACGCGCTCAACTCGGAGCGCTTCGTCTATCGGCTCGCGTATTCGGACGCGCAGCGGATCGCCGTCTACCGCGACAGCAAATGGACGGCGCCGCCCGCGCAACTACTGACGCAGCGGCTGCGCGGCGCGCTGTCGCGGCGCGGCGCGGTGCTCGAGGGCGAGGACAGCGTGCGCGCGCCCGTGCTGAAGGTCGAGCTGTCCGAGTTCGAGCAGGTGTTCGACGGCCGCTCGGAGAGCCACGCGGCCGTCACCGCGCGCGCGACGCTCACGCAGGAAGGCCGGGTGCTCGGCCAGCGCACGTTCGTGTCGCGCGCGCCGGCGAGCACGCCGGATGCGGCGGGCGGCGCGCAGGCGCTTGCCGCGGCGAGCGACGATCTCGTCGCGCAGCTCGTCGCGTGGCTCGGCGTCCAGGCGTACGCCGCCGCGCCATGA
- a CDS encoding MlaD family protein, giving the protein MENKSHAFWAGLFTIGLLLAIVGAVYWFNVDRTVRVPYDLVSRSSVTGLFPDAAVRYRGLDVGKVQSINFDRGHPGEIVIRILVDTNAPITRSTFGSLGFQGVTGIAFVQLDDTGADQAPLPTSAKTVAQIPMRPSLFDQLQQRGDVLLKQMEIAAKSVNEMLSPEMRDQLKATAASMQHAADGVTQLSKQVEPALAQMPQTMAHVNHALESADALVAPGGPFVANLNRAGQALVSMNDTLAELSARVRYDTLPRFNALATNVGDASRTLKDVAGDVGRNPRSLLFGTPAAEPGPGESGFMWPGAAPAQ; this is encoded by the coding sequence ATGGAAAACAAATCACACGCGTTCTGGGCCGGCCTCTTCACGATCGGGCTGCTGCTCGCGATCGTCGGGGCGGTCTATTGGTTCAACGTCGATCGGACGGTGCGCGTGCCTTACGATCTCGTGTCGCGCTCGAGCGTGACCGGGCTCTTTCCCGACGCGGCCGTCCGCTATCGCGGGCTCGACGTCGGCAAGGTGCAGTCGATCAACTTCGACCGCGGGCATCCGGGCGAGATCGTGATCCGCATTCTCGTCGACACGAACGCGCCGATCACGCGCTCGACGTTCGGCAGCCTCGGCTTCCAGGGCGTGACGGGCATCGCGTTCGTGCAGCTCGACGACACGGGCGCCGATCAGGCGCCGCTGCCGACGTCGGCGAAGACGGTCGCGCAGATTCCGATGCGCCCGAGTCTGTTCGACCAGCTCCAGCAGCGCGGCGACGTGCTGCTCAAGCAGATGGAGATCGCCGCGAAGAGCGTCAACGAGATGCTGTCGCCCGAGATGCGCGACCAGTTGAAGGCGACCGCGGCGAGCATGCAGCATGCGGCCGACGGCGTCACCCAATTGTCGAAGCAGGTCGAGCCCGCGCTCGCGCAAATGCCGCAGACGATGGCGCACGTGAACCACGCGCTCGAATCGGCGGACGCGCTCGTCGCGCCGGGCGGGCCGTTCGTCGCGAACCTGAACCGCGCGGGGCAGGCGCTCGTGTCGATGAACGACACGCTCGCCGAGCTGAGCGCGCGCGTGCGCTACGACACGCTGCCGCGCTTCAACGCGCTCGCGACGAACGTCGGCGACGCATCGCGCACGCTGAAGGATGTCGCGGGCGACGTCGGCCGCAATCCGCGCAGCCTGCTGTTCGGCACGCCGGCGGCCGAGCCCGGTCCGGGCGAGTCGGGATTCATGTGGCCGGGCGCCGCGCCCGCCCAGTAA
- a CDS encoding ABC transporter ATP-binding protein, producing the protein MNARDDDFVIEVRDLTKRYGRNVVHEHLDFDVRAGEIVSIVGGSGSGKTTLVRQILGLERPSSGTIEVFGQDTSKIDADTARVMRSRSGMLFQHGALFSSLTVFDNVAQPLRELGRVPEDLLHDIVMLKLEMVGLPCKHASKMPAALSGGMVKRVGIARAIALEPELLFLDEPTAGLDPGASDEFVELIATLHRTLGLTVVMVTHDLDTMVALSTRVAVIAERKVLVAAPVEDAAGVDHPFIREYFLGRRGRRALQALPPARRARLPKAALEPAPSDAEL; encoded by the coding sequence ATGAACGCGCGCGACGACGATTTCGTGATCGAGGTGCGCGACCTGACGAAGCGCTACGGGCGCAACGTCGTCCACGAGCATCTGGATTTCGACGTGCGCGCGGGCGAGATCGTGTCGATCGTCGGCGGCTCGGGCTCGGGCAAGACGACGCTCGTGCGGCAGATCCTCGGCCTCGAGCGGCCGAGCTCCGGCACGATCGAGGTGTTCGGCCAGGACACGTCGAAGATCGACGCCGACACCGCGCGCGTGATGCGCAGCCGCTCGGGCATGCTGTTCCAGCACGGCGCGCTGTTCTCGTCGCTGACCGTGTTCGACAACGTCGCGCAGCCGCTGCGCGAGCTCGGCCGCGTGCCGGAGGATCTGCTGCACGACATCGTGATGCTCAAGCTCGAGATGGTCGGGCTGCCGTGCAAGCACGCGTCGAAGATGCCGGCCGCGCTGTCGGGCGGGATGGTCAAGCGGGTCGGGATCGCGCGCGCGATCGCGCTCGAGCCCGAGCTGCTGTTCCTCGACGAGCCGACGGCGGGGCTCGATCCCGGCGCGTCCGACGAGTTCGTCGAGCTGATCGCGACGCTGCATCGCACGCTCGGCCTGACCGTCGTGATGGTCACGCACGATCTCGATACGATGGTCGCGCTGTCGACGCGCGTCGCGGTGATCGCGGAGCGCAAGGTGCTCGTCGCCGCGCCCGTCGAAGACGCGGCGGGCGTCGATCATCCGTTCATCCGCGAATACTTTCTCGGCCGGCGCGGACGCCGCGCGCTGCAGGCGCTGCCGCCCGCGCGGCGCGCGCGCCTGCCGAAGGCGGCGCTCGAACCGGCGCCTTCGGACGCCGAGCTTTAG
- a CDS encoding MlaE family ABC transporter permease, with amino-acid sequence MDFQTPPGLSVDAGSQGSTVRLSGQWTALALARDRGNVARRIARLAKEPVGAWDLSGVDRLDHVGGQALWRVWGRKLPAGIALTDNQRTVFERIERLDESREAPEPVVRIDPVTRFGQGLFTFGEHLYGGIALLGGLIVDLLSVLRRPRTMPWTEISANVYAAGAKALPITALVAFLIGIVLSYLSAQQLQLFGANRYIVNILGLSVIRELGPVLSAILVAGRSGSAITAQIGVMRVTEELDAMRVMGIPHGLRITLPRVLALGVAMPLLVMWTNIIALAGGALAAKFVLGIDLNFFVRSLPSVVPIANVFIGLGKGVVFGMLIALVACHFGFRIKANSQSLGEGTTTSVVTSITVVILADAVFAILFQNVGLG; translated from the coding sequence TTGGACTTCCAGACACCTCCCGGCCTGTCGGTCGATGCCGGCAGCCAAGGTTCGACCGTGCGCCTGTCCGGCCAGTGGACGGCGCTCGCGCTCGCGCGCGACCGCGGCAACGTCGCGCGCCGCATCGCACGGCTCGCGAAGGAGCCGGTCGGCGCGTGGGATCTGTCCGGCGTCGACCGGCTCGACCACGTCGGCGGCCAGGCGCTCTGGCGCGTGTGGGGCCGCAAGCTGCCCGCCGGGATCGCGCTCACCGACAATCAGCGGACCGTGTTCGAGCGCATCGAACGGCTCGACGAGAGCCGCGAGGCGCCCGAGCCCGTCGTGCGGATCGATCCGGTCACGCGCTTCGGCCAGGGCCTCTTCACGTTCGGCGAACACCTGTACGGCGGCATCGCGCTGCTCGGCGGCCTGATCGTCGATCTGCTGTCGGTGCTGCGCCGGCCGCGCACGATGCCGTGGACCGAGATCTCCGCGAACGTCTACGCGGCGGGCGCGAAGGCGCTGCCGATCACGGCGCTCGTCGCGTTCCTGATCGGCATCGTGCTGTCGTATCTGTCCGCGCAGCAGCTGCAGCTCTTCGGCGCGAACCGCTACATCGTCAACATCCTCGGCCTCTCGGTGATTCGCGAGCTCGGGCCGGTGCTGTCGGCGATCCTCGTCGCTGGCCGCTCGGGCTCCGCGATCACCGCGCAGATCGGCGTGATGCGCGTGACGGAGGAGCTCGACGCGATGCGCGTGATGGGCATTCCGCACGGCCTGCGGATCACGCTGCCGCGCGTGCTCGCGCTCGGCGTCGCGATGCCGCTGCTCGTGATGTGGACCAACATCATCGCGCTCGCGGGCGGCGCGCTCGCCGCGAAGTTCGTGCTCGGCATCGACCTGAACTTCTTCGTGCGCTCGCTGCCGTCCGTCGTGCCGATCGCGAACGTGTTCATCGGGCTCGGCAAGGGCGTCGTGTTCGGGATGCTGATCGCGCTCGTCGCGTGCCACTTCGGCTTCCGGATCAAGGCGAATTCGCAGAGCCTCGGCGAAGGGACGACGACTTCCGTCGTCACGTCGATCACGGTCGTGATCCTCGCCGATGCGGTGTTCGCGATCCTCTTCCAGAACGTGGGGCTCGGATGA
- a CDS encoding bifunctional 2',3'-cyclic-nucleotide 2'-phosphodiesterase/3'-nucleotidase, which produces MPFPSRFRRRLSAAALVACAALVAGCNDDVDSTPPASSGAPTPAGAKATLAVLETTDLHTNVLSYDYFKLAADKSLGFERVATLIAQARAQYPNTLLLDNGDTIQGTALADYQALVKPVPCGSALAIYKVMNAAKFDGGGIGNHEFNYGLPYLSQVTGNTFAVDGLPDPAQQKKCAGPNFPQVLANVISAKTNAPLFTPYTILTKTVAATAPDGRAITAPVKIGIIGFTPPAIMSWDKRWLDGKVYTTGLKEAAEKYIPEMRAKGADLVVAISHGGLDNSPYSPTMENGSWWLSTVPGIDAMLIGHSHQVFPDAASTIAQFNLPGVDKAKGTVNGVPTVMANYWGKHLGVIKLGLAFDGKKWSVDPSQTTVEARSIQNPDKSYVDADPSVAAAIAAEHQATIDYVKTPIGGTDYRMTSYFADVGDPGAIQIVNEAQADYVASYVVANLPQYASLPVLSVSAPFKSGFGGGTDFTDVAAGALAINNAADLYLYPNTVYAVKVSGADIRNWLETAAKRFNTIDPTKATAQKLVSSFPGYNFDMFTSADLRYEIDVTQAVGSRIRNLTYKGAPIDPNAQFIVATNNYRASGGGNFPGLDGSKTIFASPDANRDVLIAYIKKRGQLTRAADGMQRSWRFTKLAGSVAHVQFASAPNLVALANAAGVAGITQIAADDGSGKGLATYEIDLTQ; this is translated from the coding sequence ATGCCCTTCCCCTCGCGTTTTCGCCGGCGGCTCTCGGCCGCCGCCCTCGTCGCATGCGCGGCGCTCGTCGCCGGCTGCAACGATGACGTCGATTCGACGCCGCCCGCCTCGTCCGGCGCGCCCACGCCCGCCGGCGCGAAGGCCACGCTCGCCGTGCTCGAGACGACCGATCTGCACACGAACGTGCTGTCGTACGATTACTTCAAGCTCGCCGCCGACAAGTCGCTCGGCTTCGAACGCGTCGCGACGCTGATCGCGCAGGCGCGCGCGCAGTATCCGAACACGCTCCTCCTCGACAACGGCGACACGATCCAGGGCACGGCGCTCGCCGATTATCAGGCGCTCGTGAAACCCGTGCCGTGCGGCAGCGCGCTCGCGATCTACAAGGTGATGAACGCGGCGAAATTCGACGGCGGCGGCATCGGCAATCACGAATTCAACTACGGGCTGCCGTACCTGTCGCAGGTGACGGGCAACACGTTCGCCGTCGACGGCCTGCCCGACCCGGCGCAGCAGAAGAAATGCGCGGGCCCGAACTTCCCGCAGGTGCTCGCGAACGTGATCAGCGCGAAGACGAACGCGCCGCTCTTCACGCCGTACACGATCCTCACGAAGACCGTCGCCGCGACGGCGCCGGACGGCCGCGCGATCACGGCGCCCGTGAAGATCGGCATCATCGGCTTCACGCCGCCCGCGATCATGAGCTGGGACAAGCGCTGGCTCGACGGCAAGGTCTACACGACGGGCCTGAAGGAAGCGGCCGAGAAGTACATCCCCGAAATGCGCGCGAAGGGCGCGGACCTCGTCGTCGCGATCTCGCACGGCGGCCTCGACAACTCGCCGTATTCGCCGACGATGGAAAACGGCAGCTGGTGGCTGTCCACCGTGCCCGGCATCGACGCGATGCTGATCGGCCACTCCCACCAGGTGTTCCCGGACGCGGCGAGCACGATCGCGCAGTTCAACCTGCCGGGCGTCGACAAGGCGAAGGGCACGGTCAACGGCGTGCCCACCGTGATGGCGAACTACTGGGGCAAGCATCTCGGCGTGATCAAGCTCGGCCTCGCATTCGACGGCAAGAAGTGGAGCGTCGACCCATCGCAGACGACCGTCGAGGCGCGCTCGATCCAGAATCCGGACAAGAGCTACGTCGACGCGGACCCGTCCGTCGCCGCGGCGATCGCGGCCGAGCATCAGGCGACGATCGATTACGTGAAGACGCCGATCGGCGGCACCGACTACCGGATGACCAGCTATTTCGCGGACGTCGGCGACCCCGGCGCGATCCAGATCGTCAACGAGGCGCAGGCCGACTACGTCGCGAGCTACGTCGTGGCGAACCTGCCGCAGTACGCGTCGCTGCCGGTGCTGTCGGTGAGCGCGCCGTTCAAGAGCGGCTTCGGCGGCGGCACGGACTTCACCGACGTCGCGGCGGGCGCGCTCGCGATCAACAACGCGGCCGATCTCTATCTGTACCCGAACACCGTCTACGCGGTGAAGGTGAGCGGCGCCGACATCAGGAACTGGCTCGAGACCGCGGCGAAGCGCTTCAACACGATCGATCCGACGAAGGCGACCGCGCAGAAGCTCGTGAGCAGCTTCCCCGGCTACAACTTCGACATGTTCACGTCCGCCGATCTGCGCTACGAGATCGACGTGACGCAGGCGGTGGGCAGCCGGATCAGGAACCTGACTTACAAAGGCGCGCCGATCGATCCGAACGCGCAGTTCATCGTCGCGACGAACAATTATCGCGCGAGCGGCGGCGGCAACTTCCCGGGCCTCGACGGCAGCAAGACGATCTTCGCGTCGCCCGACGCGAACCGCGACGTGCTGATCGCGTACATCAAGAAGCGCGGCCAGCTCACGCGCGCGGCCGACGGCATGCAGCGGAGCTGGCGCTTCACGAAGCTCGCGGGGTCGGTCGCGCACGTGCAGTTCGCGTCGGCGCCGAACCTCGTCGCGCTCGCGAACGCGGCAGGCGTCGCGGGCATCACGCAGATCGCGGCCGACGATGGCTCCGGCAAGGGACTCGCGACCTACGAGATTGATCTGACGCAATGA
- a CDS encoding tetratricopeptide repeat protein, protein MMNATKNLISTRVTTPPGDAPRPSPRQRLLRATLSPVGMLAVAAALAAGVAVADRLEHPAPGAQSVTRAQLDEWRAMVEQAAEPRALGRLRALAQRGSADAQSALGLALVGSRDLALRDEGMRWLETAARAAPLGSAPTSAGVRDARLALGKAWLLGTGGAARDYPRALAMLRPLAAVGDPNAAYYVGLIYRSGYGTPADPAEAARWFELSARHDIPAAQFMLANAYRDGSGVRRDEARALALYRQAADRELPEAVQTLAIAYRNGELGLPRDPDAFHAQWIEAAHALKHPALAP, encoded by the coding sequence ATGATGAATGCAACCAAGAACCTGATCTCGACACGCGTCACGACGCCGCCCGGTGACGCGCCGCGCCCGTCGCCGCGGCAGCGCCTGCTGCGCGCGACGCTGTCGCCCGTCGGCATGCTCGCCGTCGCGGCGGCGCTGGCGGCGGGCGTCGCCGTGGCGGACCGGCTCGAGCATCCGGCGCCCGGCGCGCAGTCCGTCACGCGCGCGCAGCTCGACGAATGGCGCGCGATGGTCGAACAGGCGGCCGAGCCGCGCGCGCTCGGCCGCCTTCGCGCGCTCGCGCAGCGCGGCTCGGCCGACGCGCAGTCGGCGCTCGGCCTCGCGCTCGTCGGCTCGCGCGATCTCGCGCTGCGCGACGAAGGCATGCGCTGGCTCGAAACGGCCGCGCGCGCGGCGCCGCTCGGCAGCGCGCCGACGAGCGCCGGCGTGCGCGACGCGCGCCTCGCGCTCGGCAAGGCATGGCTGCTCGGCACGGGCGGCGCCGCGCGCGACTACCCGCGCGCGCTTGCGATGCTGCGCCCGCTCGCCGCCGTGGGCGATCCGAACGCCGCGTACTACGTCGGCCTCATCTACCGCAGCGGCTACGGCACGCCCGCCGATCCCGCCGAGGCGGCCCGCTGGTTCGAGCTCTCGGCCCGCCACGACATACCGGCCGCGCAATTCATGCTCGCGAACGCGTACCGCGACGGCAGCGGCGTGCGCCGAGACGAGGCGCGCGCGCTCGCGCTGTACCGGCAGGCCGCCGACCGCGAGCTGCCGGAAGCGGTGCAAACGCTCGCGATCGCGTACCGCAACGGCGAACTCGGGCTGCCGCGCGACCCCGACGCGTTCCACGCGCAATGGATCGAGGCCGCGCACGCGCTCAAGCACCCGGCGCTCGCGCCTTGA